From a region of the Helianthus annuus cultivar XRQ/B chromosome 5, HanXRQr2.0-SUNRISE, whole genome shotgun sequence genome:
- the LOC110940154 gene encoding zinc finger MYM-type protein 1-like, with amino-acid sequence MTWSYLVKGAFQPRSHKFPVKDCYGKKRCFVVSWFNNCSWLEYSIKADKVYCLYCYLFKEDVGNQGGRDTWSSSSKGFSDWSKKGSLKEHVGNVDSHHSKAAQKCHYLMNQKKHMDENMKKLTKEEMIANYYRLLGSVMSARFCLENSLPFRGHDESEESNSQGMFLSVLNLISTNHPEIGKYTLGNAKKNNKLTSPKIQKEIIECFSKEVTKSICAQIKDDVFGLLVDESSDVSLEEQMAVVVRYVDILGAVRESFIRIVHVKDTASTTLKQAIDDLLASNQLSIKQVRGQGYDGASNMRGEFNGLKALILKDNPSAHYIHCFAHQLQLVIVAVAKKHAGVKTFYEFLSMVVTRVSASCKRKDMLREEKKGESGKRDT; translated from the exons ATGACATGGTCGTATCTTGTTAAAGGGGCTTTCCAACCGCGTAGTCATAAGTTTCCTGTTAAAGACTGTTATGGAAAAAAAAGATGTTTTGTTGTTAGTTGGTTTAATAATTGTAGTTGGTTAGAGTATAGCATCAAAGCAGACAAAGTATATTGTCTATATTGTTACTTGTTTAAAGAAGATGTTGGTAATCAAGGCGGAAGAGATACGTGGTCTTCTAGTTCTAAAGGCTTTAGTGATTGGAGTAAAAAGGGGTCATTAAAGGAACATGTTGGGAATGTTGATAGTCATCATTCAAAGGCGGCACAAAAATGTCACTATCTCATGAATCAAAAGAAACATATGGATGAGAATATGAAGAAGTTGACTAAAGAAGAAATGATTGCAAATTATTATCGATTACTAGGTTCTGTTATGAGTGCTAGATTCTGTTTAGAAAACTCTTTACCCTTTCGTGGCCATGATGAGTCGGAAGAATCTAATTCTCAAGGTATGTTTCTTTCGGTGTTAAACTTGATTAGTACTAACCACCCGGAAATTGGAAAGTACACATTAGGGAATGCGAAAAAGAACAATAAATTGACATCGCCAAAGATACAAAAGGAGATTATTGAATGCTTTTCAAAGGAAGTAACAAAAAGCATTTGTGCACAAATTAAAGATGATGTGTTTGGGTTGTTGGTAGATGAATCCAGTGATGTTTCTTTGGAGGAGCAAATGGCTGTAGTTGTTAGATATGTTGATATACTTGGTGCTGTTAGAGAGAGTTTTATCAGAATTGTTCATGTGAAAGACACGGCTTCTACAACTCTTAAACAAGCCATTGATGATTTATTAGCAAGCAACCAGTTGAGCATAAAACAA gtGAGAGGCCAAGGTTATGATGGTGCAAGCAACATGCGGGGGGAATTTAATGGGTTAAAAGCGTTGATTTTGAAAGATAACCCGTCTGCACATTACATCCATTGTTTTGCTCATCAACTTCAGTTGGTTATAGTCGCTGTTGCAAAAAAACATGCCGGTGTGAAAACTTTCTATGAATTCCTTTCCATGGTTGTCACTAGAGTTTCAGCTTCTTGCAAACGAAAAGATATGTTAAGGGAGGAAAAAAAAGGCGAGAGTGGAAAAAGAGATACTTGA
- the LOC110942798 gene encoding uncharacterized protein LOC110942798 — MKEYICKLPTLATPVPGEDLLLYLSASKTTISVVMMVEWGGKQIPIYFISRTLKGPEERYMPLEKLALALVFASRRLRRYFQGHKVTLMTDQPLQKVLRRPELSGRLAKWAVELGEHSLEFKARTAMKGQILADFLAEVPEDEEKELLRWEALEREEKEKEEEAIWKLFTDGASSEEGSGAGITLISPEGVELTYSIRLDFENTNNTAEYEALLAGLPLAKKMKERNVEASTDSQLVVKQYQGEYEAKDNTMAQYIAKVKETAKAFKTFKLVYIPRGRNRKSDALSKLASVAFNHLAREVKMEVLTSPSLGTEEVAAIENAQETWMTPIVIFLKDGILPEGDWAARKVRVKALQYELIDGELYRRSYLGPSLKCVDSEEAKYVIREIHEGICGMHSVPRTVVAKAMNA; from the coding sequence ATGAAAGAGTACATCTGCAAGCTCCCAACTCTAGCCACCCCAGTACCCGGGGAAGATTTGCTTTTATATCTGTCTGCCTCAAAAACGACCATAAGTGTGGTCATGATGGTAGAATGGGGGGGAAAGCAAATACCAATATACTTCATTAGCAGGACCCTCAAGGGTCCCGAAGAACGTTATATGCCCCTGGAGAAGTTGGCCTTGGCTCTTGTCTTTGCATCTCGGAGACTCAGGAGATACTTCCAAGGGCACAAGGTCACCCTAATGACAGATCAACCCCTCCAAAAGGTGCTAAGGAGGCCAGAATTATCGGGTCGACTAGCTAAATGGGCAGTGGAATTGGGAGAACATTCCTTAGAGTTCAAGGCCAGAACCGCCATGAAGGGACAAATACTGGCCGACTTCTTGGCGGAGGTCCCTGAGGATGAGGAGAAAGAACTGTTAAGATGGGAAGCCCTGGAGAGGGAAGAAAAAGAGAAGGAGGAGGAGGCAATATGGAAACTATTCACAGACGGGGCCTCCAGCGAAGAAGGAAGCGGAGCGGGCATCACACTGATCAGCCCTGAGGGAGTTGAGTTAACTTATTCCATCAGACTAGATTTCGAGAATACGAATAATACAGCAGAGTATGAAGCCCTTTTAGCTGGACTACCATTGGCTAAGAAAATGAAGGAAAGGAATGTGGAGGCCAGTACTGACTCACAACTAGTAGTCAAGCAGTACCAAGGGGAGTACGAGGCCAAGGACAATACGATGGCTCAGTACATAGCCAAAGTGAAAGAGACAGCCAAGGCTTTCAAGACCTTCAAGCTAGTATATATCCCCCGCGGGAGAAACAGGAAATCCGATGCCCTTAGCAAGCTGGCCTCCGTGGCATTCAATCACCTAGCAAGAGAAGTCAAAATGGAAGTCCTGACCTCCCCCTCTCTTGGCACAGAAGAGGTGGCTGCGATTGAAAACGCACAAGAGACATGGATGACACCGATTGTAATATTCCTCAAAGATGGGATACTACCCGAGGGAGACTGGGCTGCCAGGAAGGTAAGAGTCAAAGCTTTACAATACGAGTTGATTGATGGAGAACTTTACCGAAGGTCATACCTAGGCCCATCCTTGAAGTGCGTCGATAGTGAAGAAGCTAAGTATGTAATTAGAGAAATACATGAGGGGATTTGTGGAATGCATTCTGTGCCAAGGACAGTAGTAGCAAAGGCGATGAATGCGTGA